A section of the Candidatus Poribacteria bacterium genome encodes:
- a CDS encoding ABC transporter ATP-binding protein produces MDSNNTHSPNTASDSRPSAVKTLRRFFFVAWRVSPFGAIAQSLLTLTHGCIPIGILWASRELVNLIAAFLDQEADLSLETAAPWVSALVLLAMLRNIADTCDGYLQWKMKNLIGLHQQGALLEATTHIDFSVFDQPQTYDLIQRARQALGHRLTNLLRFLTEIGQICVTLVGYGVLLWVADPLLVLVVVLPAFPSAWLKVKTAERRYSHDYEATPVRRMMDYMLSLLLGSSSGQEVRLYGLFNLLFGRWRTNHEKWKKESLAKIWTEARASIGTTIAEIIAYAIAIGILAARIVDGQLTIGDYVILTGTAAAFQGNLEELLSLIQNILEDVPLLRDLHSLLERGKTARTQSGTETFPQPLQYGVEVRNLRFQYPGATDDVLQDINFHVRPGEIVSIVGVNGAGKSTLIKLLLGLYKPDAGTIRYDEKNIAAIAPEQIALNCAAVFQDFARFRRPVREELVPGPPNLHIDDEALWRVINAVGIEERFQTLPRGLDTFLDPSLGEEGEGAELSGGEWQKVALARALVRNPQILVLDEPTAALDPQAEVELYQRFVELAAGRMTFLISHRIGSARLANRILVLDSGRIVEDGTHEALLARDGLYARFFQAQAHWYR; encoded by the coding sequence ATGGATAGCAACAACACACATTCCCCCAACACAGCATCAGACTCTCGTCCGTCTGCCGTGAAGACGTTGCGCCGTTTTTTCTTTGTGGCGTGGCGAGTGAGTCCATTCGGAGCCATCGCACAGTCACTTTTGACGCTCACACACGGGTGTATCCCAATAGGGATTCTTTGGGCAAGCCGAGAACTGGTGAATCTCATCGCTGCTTTTCTCGATCAGGAAGCGGATTTGAGTTTAGAAACCGCAGCACCGTGGGTGTCGGCACTCGTGCTTTTGGCAATGCTCAGAAATATAGCCGATACTTGTGATGGATACCTGCAATGGAAAATGAAAAACCTTATCGGACTCCACCAGCAGGGAGCCTTACTTGAGGCGACAACCCATATCGACTTTTCTGTTTTTGATCAGCCACAGACGTATGATTTGATACAGCGGGCGCGACAAGCACTCGGGCATCGGCTCACGAATCTACTGCGCTTTCTCACGGAGATTGGACAAATCTGTGTGACACTGGTAGGATATGGGGTCCTCCTATGGGTAGCAGATCCACTGCTGGTACTCGTAGTGGTGTTACCCGCCTTTCCGTCTGCCTGGCTTAAAGTTAAGACAGCCGAAAGAAGGTACAGCCACGATTACGAAGCGACCCCCGTGCGCCGTATGATGGACTATATGCTGAGTTTATTGCTCGGATCTTCCTCTGGACAGGAAGTGAGGCTCTATGGTCTGTTCAATCTGCTTTTCGGACGCTGGCGAACAAACCATGAAAAATGGAAGAAAGAATCGCTTGCAAAGATTTGGACAGAAGCGAGGGCATCCATTGGGACAACCATCGCTGAAATCATCGCTTACGCTATAGCGATTGGTATACTCGCTGCGCGTATTGTAGATGGTCAGCTCACGATTGGCGACTATGTGATTCTTACTGGGACTGCTGCCGCCTTTCAAGGTAATCTGGAGGAATTGCTGTCCCTCATACAAAATATACTTGAAGATGTCCCCTTGCTTCGTGATTTACATTCCCTCTTAGAACGCGGAAAAACGGCGCGTACACAGTCAGGAACCGAGACATTCCCACAGCCGCTACAGTATGGCGTAGAAGTGCGTAATCTACGCTTCCAATATCCGGGTGCGACTGACGACGTGTTACAAGACATAAACTTCCACGTACGTCCCGGAGAGATCGTTAGTATCGTGGGTGTCAACGGTGCTGGAAAATCAACACTAATTAAACTGTTGCTCGGATTATACAAACCTGATGCTGGAACAATCCGCTATGACGAGAAAAATATCGCCGCAATTGCCCCGGAACAGATAGCCCTTAACTGTGCTGCCGTTTTCCAAGACTTCGCGCGGTTTCGTAGACCTGTGCGTGAGGAGTTGGTGCCAGGTCCCCCGAACCTCCATATTGACGACGAAGCACTCTGGCGCGTCATCAATGCGGTTGGTATCGAGGAACGTTTTCAGACGCTTCCGCGCGGCTTGGATACCTTCCTTGACCCTTCACTCGGCGAAGAAGGTGAAGGCGCGGAACTCTCTGGCGGCGAATGGCAAAAAGTTGCACTTGCGCGGGCTTTAGTTAGAAATCCCCAAATCCTCGTCCTTGACGAGCCGACCGCTGCCTTGGATCCACAAGCCGAAGTCGAACTTTATCAACGTTTTGTTGAACTTGCAGCTGGACGGATGACGTTCCTGATTTCACACCGAATCGGATCGGCGCGTCTCGCAAATCGTATCTTGGTATTAGATTCAGGACGTATTGTTGAAGACGGCACACATGAGGCGTTACTTGCCAGAGATGGACTCTACGCCAGATTTTTTCAAGCACAAGCACATTGGTATCGGTAG